DNA sequence from the Acinonyx jubatus isolate Ajub_Pintada_27869175 chromosome A3, VMU_Ajub_asm_v1.0, whole genome shotgun sequence genome:
CCTATGTCCTATCATTCCTGTCTCCCGGATATGTTTGAGGACATTGTAGGGAATTTTTGCTTCTCAGCTTCCCTGGCATGAGGCCTGGAATCCTCCTTGCTCCAACTCTGCACATATGTGCGCTTGGCAAACCATTTAGGTGGTGGGGCTGCCACAGAGACTTCTAAGGGGCTCTTCACCCTgctctgtcctggagaatgtgtCATAATGGTTCAGGGAAGCCAGTAAGTTACCACATGTTCTGCCTTGAGGTGCTGAGGAGGGTCTGTGTGCCTGGAGGCTCAAGGTATTGTAGCTCACGGCCGCCCACTCTCCTGTCTGTCATCTGGTGAGATCCCCAAGGAGTCCTCCATTGACCCATGACCCCCAGGGAGCTCTGGTGTTTGTACTCACAGTTCTTGCATTTGCTGAAATCACTGAGATCAATGTCACACGATTCTACTTCTTGAAGCTGTGAAATCACCACCAATGAGCTTTGCCAAGGAAGTGCAGCAGGCCTGTCCTCCTCCCCTTCAGCCCAGCtcatcttcccctcctccccatcctcttccccttctccctgtttCTTGGGCTTCTCTCTGGCAGAACTTATACTCTCCCTCTCCCAGTGTGAGGCGTTATCCTGTCCTGCTGCTGGGGTCTTTTGGGCCAGAATAGCTCTAAACTTGGGACTCCTGAAGGCCTGATGTCTCCTTTTGGAGTCTTGCCCAGCATCAGGACCAAATCGCTTTCCCCCAGTGACCTAGACCTCTGAGGTGGTGCCCTCCTCTTTCCCAACACTTACCTTCTCTTTCATAGCTACTGTCAACACTTGAGAAACGATTTGGTCCAAAGGCAGAGGCACTGGCAAAGTATTTGTGACCCTGGGAAAGATATGTGGAGGACTATGTGATTCTTGCATTTCTGGATTTTGCCCAGACATTGGAGAAAACCCATCTATTCATGAAACAGCTGCATGATGTCCTACTTCTTAATTTGTACCAACACCCGAGCGCTTTTGTCTACAGTTTCAGTCATTAAGGAAGATACTACAAGGATCCCTGGGAAAATTACCAATGCCTGACatctgacccagcaatcccatgtAGAGGGATTTATTCTTCAGACACTCGTTCATGTTAGTGAACAGACCTGTCTGGGACCTTTCTAGTTGGAGTTGGGTACAAAAGTTAACAGTTGTAAAACACAACTATTCCTTGATAAGGGACTATTAAATTACAGTGCATCTTCATAATGGAATACTAggccataaaaaatgaagaagctaTTTATATATTGATGCAACAGATTCCAAGCTATTTTTTAAGTGAGGCAATCAGAGTCCAGAAAGGTGTATATGGTATTCACCcctttgtgtgtatacacacacacaactgtgcACATGCAAATAGTGTCTCTGAAAGCCAATGGAAGAGACTAGATCCTTTGGTTGCTTCCAGGGAGGAGTATTAGCCAGCTGGTATACATGGGTGGGAGGAAGACTTTTCATTGTATggctttttgtatcttttggatttTGATTTAGGTGAATGTATTGCttaagcaaaaagaacaaaatacaaagagTATGCTTAGCAGAATgcaggcagagtgagagaaggtTGTTTTCAAATGTGCTGGGCGTTCCCAAGCAAAGACCCCTGACTGGGACTCCCAATTACTGATCATTCAAACCATTGGGTTGGCCAAACTCCACCCTAAGGGTGGTATCAACAGGGACATTCTGGCACATGGGgatatagaaaatgagaaaaatggtcTCACGTACGTTTCCACTACTTGAAGGGTCACTTTCTTAAACTTGATGTCCTTGTCCTGGACTTGGAGGTTGATGCATTGGGTATTGTTCATGGAAATGCCAATTTTCAGAGTTATATCGCTGTGTACTTGATATCCCAGTAGGCTGACTACAGGTCCTGCTAGGCTGTGGAGAATAAGATGTAGGTGAAACCAGGCCTAGCTCCAGGATGTCACTCAGGCCAAGCAATAGGCATTTTGGGAGTAAGCCTCATGTGTTTGTCTAgattatttgagagagggaaagtttGGTGCTCTTCAAGTGAGCATGCCTCAAGGTTGGCCTTCTCTTACACAGGATTTAGATCCTGGTTCACGGGAGGCATTTATAAAATCACTCTCCTCACCAGCCTTCAAGAAGTCttcttttggggcatctgggtggcttagtcagtgaagcgtttgacttcgggtcaggccatgatctcgcagttcatgggttcgagccctacatcaggctctctgctgacagctcagagcctggagactactttggattctgcgtctccctctctttctgcccctcccctactctgtctgtctctctctcaaaaataaacattaaaaaaaaaaatgaagtcttttgtTGGTGGCACGAGGCCGACTTGTAATGAGAAGCTCATTACAAGTTCACTTTTGTGCCCAGCATCCCCAGCTGTGTGTTGTGTGGGTTACAGCATAAGAAAAACCCACCATTTACCAAAACCAGGCCTCATTAAAGTCAGATGTTCTCGAGAAGACAAATGGCCCTTCCTGCTACTGCTAACTGTAGTGGTCACAAACATGGGCTCTGGAGGCAGAatgcctgggtttgaaccctgtcAGCTGTATGTAACTGGTTTTGGTAGTCTAAACTGGTTTCCTAGTGTAGAAATAGGACTGCTTTTCTGATGAGGTTGTCAGGAGGGTTCAGTGAGTTCAGAGCGCCTCAGTTAAGTGCTTGGCTGGAGTTTGCTCGGTGAAAGGTTTTAGTGCCATGTGTGTGATAGTCCAAGAAGCTGCCTTCTCTCCAGTGTAGGTTGCCTGTCCTCATGTCTTCCTGTGTGCCTTGGACCTACACTGCTAACCTGTTCTCCCCTACCTGTTGATGTTCACTGAGGACAGGGACTGCCATTACTCCTGTGCCCAGCACAACATCTGGTATAGAGATGTGTATTAATTACCCATTAGGTGGATGACTGATGCATGCATTTCAATcatctctgtccaccccccccccccccccccacccaaatgcCTGGGACAGTGTTTGTAGAGTGGGCTGATTCTTCTTGGAGGGTCCAGATTATTTGGAGCCTGCATTTCCCATAATACCAGTGTATATGTCattttctgtggtttttctcttcaCTGCCCATGTATAAAATTGTGCAGATTTCACATGGAGATCTGGATTTCTGGCTGTGCTTACACTATTTGAGGATGGGGCTTCATGGGGTCATTCTCCTGCATTGGTCCTTTGGGGCAGAAGAGACAGGCAGCTATTCCTGGTGCCCAGTTTGCCCCACCCTCAATCATCCAACCTTATTCTGTGTTGCCTCTGCCTGGCTCTTGGACTCTGGCTCTTAAGTCCCCAGGCTAACTGTCTTGGCTGACTGATTTGGAAACAGGCTCACCCTTTTCCACCTATGAAGGCGGTAGTTGTGGTAGAGACGAGGATCCCATCACCTGTCATGGTTGATGTCATACTCTCCACAGTCACTTCTTGAACATTTAATCTGCAAAGTGACAGCATCATGGGTCAGTCCTGGCTCCACAAATCAGCCTGGGCAGCAGGAGAGGTACCCCTGAAGCAGCCATTTAACAATTTACCAACCCATCCATTCCCAGGACTCCCTGGCTCCCTTACCCACTCTGCTCTTTAAGCTGAAGAAATCTTGGTCGTATTTCCCTCTGAAAGGGCACCCTTTTAGCACAGAACTAGAATATTGCTTCATGAAAATGTGGTTGTCCCTTTCCATGGTATTGTTGGAGGTTGAACTTCAGTGTCCCCAAACAGCAGCTCTCTTCTTGTGTCAGACCTTAGGATCAAGGAAGCACTTACCCCAGTAAGAGTTCTGCTAGGTCAGCATTTCTCAGCAGGCCTGTGACTGCATCACTAACACCTACTGGCACTAGACTGTTCAGCACACCCTCGGTGGATTCTGTGAGCTTGCCGGCTTGGTTAACAATATCATTCAGAGGCTGGGGGAGATTTGGGAGGTCAAGGGTGTTGACAAGCCCTTTTACAGGATTCTTCTCTGCACCAGTGGGTAGTAGTCTGCCCAGAGTCTCTTGGATATTGAGGGCATCAGTGGCTGTTGAGAGCAATGACAGTGGGAGCTTTGGGGACTGGCCACCACTTTCCTTGCCCAGGATACCACCAAGAACATCACTTCCAGGTATGTTGAGGGATGAAGTGAGGTCTAACACAGACAGTAGGTTGGAGTTAGACAATGTAGATATCACTGTCCCAAGCACACCAGCTAGATCTATCTCCTCACACATCAGCATCTTCTCGATC
Encoded proteins:
- the LOC113602517 gene encoding vomeromodulin-like isoform X2; translation: MLTLWALVFTLTVQARALDLQNPSLLLGNLPQLALEVTKKAPLNLPPGPLFRSAPKDSPSKKHPTRTPGGRCLPVARYFMSSSKLEEYLNAALPPQIEKMLMCEEIDLAGVLGTVISTLSNSNLLSVLDLTSSLNIPGSDVLGGILGKESGGQSPKLPLSLLSTATDALNIQETLGRLLPTGAEKNPVKGLVNTLDLPNLPQPLNDIVNQAGKLTESTEGVLNSLVPVGVSDAVTGLLRNADLAELLLGLNVQEVTVESMTSTMTGDGILVSTTTTAFIGGKGLAGPVVSLLGYQVHSDITLKIGISMNNTQCINLQVQDKDIKFKKVTLQVVETVTNTLPVPLPLDQIVSQVLTVAMKEKLQEVESCDIDLSDFSKCKNSTDLFKYNVKSSRTSAQGLSIFYCAKAFFNKYIVPVPGSPLPPDPRNANISLTLSHKLLTVIITLSVKQSSTKMNNLAASITKIAYSFKSGNQLQVTLWITVEKDGENFTTVERTSIISHDSKISKDKLIPDFKIMSSEDKVTPPEAEAEVQDVLLEVLKKFLSALNERSSGSKLTQHLMPENFPE